In Xanthomonas theicola, a single genomic region encodes these proteins:
- a CDS encoding aldehyde dehydrogenase family protein, whose translation MRMQPLLLAGHWQPSLEARGSFRAEDPRDGKAFGPQFPVSGAADLEAALSAAVLVADVLAAAAPERIAGFLDAYAAAIDADVAQLVALAHAETGLPVEPRLAKVELPRASGQLRQAAQAVRRHSWTQPVIDTAAGLRAQLGPLHKPVLVFGPNNFPFAFNAVAGSDFASAIAARNPVIAKAHPSHPATSQRLAQLAHQALLDNGLPAAAVQLLYHVDNTLGLELAGDPRLGAIGFTGSRAGGLALKAAADCAGVPAYVELSSVNPVFLLPGVLAERGAALAQEFFASCTMGSGQFCTNPGIVVVPGGEAGDAFVAAASAHFAAAAPSLLFSRGVLDHLQRGVATLRNAGAAVLAGGEAAPAPGYRHAPTLLAVSAQAFLQQPEALQTEAFGPVSLVVRVAGLAETTALAHSLEGNLTGTVYRAADGSDDLLFAAVAAVLRPRVGRLICNKMPTGVAVSAAMNHGGPYPSTGHPGFTAVGMPAAIRRFAALHSYDGLPDALLPALLRDRNPGGVQRLIDGYWSTADVERTA comes from the coding sequence ATGCGCATGCAGCCGCTGTTGCTCGCCGGCCATTGGCAGCCGTCGCTGGAGGCGCGCGGCAGCTTCCGCGCCGAGGACCCGCGCGACGGGAAAGCGTTCGGGCCGCAGTTCCCGGTCAGCGGCGCCGCCGACCTGGAAGCGGCGCTGAGCGCGGCGGTGCTGGTCGCCGACGTGCTGGCCGCGGCCGCGCCCGAGCGCATCGCCGGCTTCCTCGATGCCTACGCCGCGGCGATCGATGCCGACGTGGCGCAGTTGGTGGCGCTGGCGCATGCCGAGACCGGCCTGCCGGTCGAACCGCGCCTGGCCAAGGTGGAGTTGCCGCGCGCCAGCGGGCAGCTGCGCCAGGCCGCGCAGGCGGTGCGCCGCCATAGCTGGACGCAGCCGGTGATCGACACCGCGGCCGGGCTGCGCGCACAACTGGGGCCGCTGCACAAGCCGGTGCTGGTGTTCGGGCCCAACAACTTCCCGTTCGCGTTCAACGCGGTGGCCGGCAGCGATTTCGCCTCGGCCATCGCCGCGCGCAATCCGGTCATCGCCAAGGCGCATCCCTCGCATCCGGCCACCAGCCAGCGCCTGGCGCAACTCGCGCACCAGGCGCTGCTGGACAACGGCCTGCCGGCCGCGGCGGTGCAACTGCTGTACCACGTCGACAACACGCTGGGCCTGGAGCTGGCCGGCGATCCGCGGCTGGGCGCAATCGGTTTCACCGGCAGCCGTGCCGGCGGTCTGGCGCTGAAGGCCGCGGCCGACTGCGCCGGGGTGCCGGCCTACGTGGAGCTGTCCAGCGTCAATCCGGTGTTCCTGCTGCCGGGCGTGCTGGCCGAGCGCGGCGCGGCGCTGGCGCAGGAGTTCTTCGCCTCGTGCACGATGGGCAGCGGCCAGTTCTGCACCAATCCCGGCATCGTGGTGGTGCCCGGGGGCGAGGCCGGTGATGCGTTCGTCGCCGCGGCCAGCGCGCACTTCGCCGCGGCCGCGCCGAGCCTGCTGTTCTCGCGCGGCGTGCTCGACCACCTGCAGCGCGGCGTGGCCACGCTGCGCAACGCCGGCGCGGCGGTCCTAGCCGGCGGCGAGGCGGCGCCGGCGCCGGGCTACCGGCACGCGCCGACCCTGCTGGCGGTGTCGGCGCAGGCCTTCCTGCAACAGCCCGAGGCGCTGCAGACCGAGGCGTTCGGCCCGGTCAGCCTGGTGGTGCGCGTGGCCGGCCTGGCGGAGACGACCGCGCTGGCGCACAGCCTGGAGGGCAACCTCACCGGCACCGTGTACCGCGCCGCCGACGGCAGCGACGACCTGCTCTTCGCCGCGGTGGCCGCGGTGCTGCGGCCGCGGGTGGGACGCCTGATCTGCAACAAGATGCCGACCGGCGTGGCGGTCAGCGCGGCGATGAACCATGGCGGGCCGTATCCGAGCACCGGCCATCCGGGCTTCACCGCGGTCGGCATGCCGGCCGCGATCCGCCGCTTCGCCGCGCTGCACAGCTACGACGGCCTGCCCGATGCGCTGCTGCCGGCGTTGCTGCGCGACCGCAATCCCGGCGGCGTGCAGCGCCTGATCGACGGCTACTGGAGCACTGCCGACGTGGAGCGCACGGCATGA
- the ftsY gene encoding signal recognition particle-docking protein FtsY, whose amino-acid sequence MVSLFRRNKHQDRAGDSRSTQRYSIEELAAAFPKPAGATPAAEPAAAQAPVAEPASPQVAPAAAPVAREDSRPSAAVPLPPTPVTVPQPGTAPRPPQAPTAPAEARVPTPAPAAPAAAAAPAAPVPTPLPASALAADGDLRRSDAAPAAAAGKPGWRERLRNSAIARSFGGLFSRNPKLDDDLLDEIETALITADVGVPASTALIENLRKRMKAREFADAQALLRALRADLIAILQPVAEPLQIDRSAKPFVVLTVGVNGVGKTTTIGKLAKRFKDDGHSLMLAAGDTFRAAAVAQLQAWGDRNGVSVIAQGQNADAASVAFDALQAGKARGTEVLIADTAGRLHTQTGLMNELGKIRRVLGKLDPAAPHEVLMVIDGTTGQNALSQLRQFHAAVGVTGLVVTKLDGTAKGGVMFALAREFGIPIRYAGIGERPEDLRVFDAEAFVDALLPDALGA is encoded by the coding sequence ATGGTCAGCCTATTCCGTCGCAACAAGCACCAGGACCGCGCTGGTGATAGCCGCAGCACCCAGCGCTACAGCATCGAGGAGCTGGCTGCCGCCTTCCCCAAGCCGGCCGGCGCAACGCCCGCCGCCGAGCCAGCCGCCGCCCAAGCCCCTGTTGCCGAACCCGCCTCGCCGCAGGTCGCGCCAGCCGCAGCGCCGGTGGCACGCGAGGACAGCCGCCCGAGCGCCGCCGTACCGTTGCCGCCCACGCCGGTCACGGTGCCGCAACCCGGCACCGCGCCGCGGCCGCCGCAGGCCCCGACCGCGCCAGCCGAAGCGCGCGTGCCGACGCCGGCCCCAGCCGCTCCTGCCGCAGCGGCGGCGCCCGCCGCGCCCGTGCCCACGCCGCTCCCGGCAAGCGCGCTCGCCGCCGATGGCGACCTGCGGCGCAGCGATGCCGCGCCCGCCGCGGCCGCCGGCAAGCCCGGCTGGCGCGAGCGCCTGCGCAACAGCGCCATCGCACGCAGCTTCGGCGGCCTGTTCTCGCGCAATCCCAAGCTCGACGACGACCTGCTCGACGAGATCGAGACCGCGCTGATCACCGCCGATGTCGGCGTGCCGGCGAGCACCGCGCTGATCGAGAACCTGCGCAAGCGCATGAAGGCGCGCGAGTTCGCCGACGCCCAGGCGCTGCTGCGCGCGCTGCGCGCCGACCTGATCGCGATCCTGCAGCCGGTCGCCGAACCGTTGCAGATCGACCGCAGCGCCAAACCCTTCGTGGTGCTCACGGTCGGCGTCAACGGCGTCGGCAAGACCACCACCATCGGCAAGCTGGCCAAGCGCTTCAAGGACGACGGCCACAGCCTGATGCTGGCCGCCGGCGACACCTTCCGCGCCGCCGCGGTGGCGCAGCTGCAGGCCTGGGGCGATCGCAACGGCGTGAGCGTGATCGCGCAGGGCCAGAACGCCGACGCCGCCTCGGTCGCGTTCGATGCGCTGCAGGCCGGCAAGGCGCGCGGCACCGAGGTGCTGATCGCCGACACCGCCGGGCGCCTGCACACCCAGACCGGGCTGATGAACGAATTGGGCAAGATCCGCCGCGTGCTCGGCAAGCTCGACCCGGCCGCGCCGCACGAGGTGCTGATGGTGATCGACGGCACCACCGGCCAGAACGCGCTGTCGCAGCTGCGCCAGTTCCATGCCGCGGTCGGCGTCACCGGCCTGGTGGTGACCAAGCTCGACGGCACCGCCAAGGGCGGCGTGATGTTCGCGCTGGCGCGCGAGTTCGGCATCCCGATCCGTTACGCAGGCATCGGCGAGCGCCCGGAAGACCTGCGCGTGTTCGACGCCGAAGCCTTCGTCGACGCCCTGCTGCCCGACGCCCTCGGCGCCTGA
- a CDS encoding NAD(P)/FAD-dependent oxidoreductase, which yields MSGLDLIVVGAGIVGAACADAAAAAGLRVAIVESGSIGGGSTAAAMGHLVAMDEDPAELALSAYSLRLWEEFAQLPAAEFSRCGTLWVARQARELEAIPGKIQRLAAAGVRAEAVDAEALYRLEPALVPGLAGGMRVAAEAVVYPPRMARHLVERACAAGAQLYAGRRALALAGGGLRLDDGSRLSGPVLVATGCALPELLPELPMRARKGQLVITDRYPGLVGHQLLELSYADSAHGSDGSSVAFNVQPRPTGQILIGSSREFDASDRSVSMPMLQRMLERAFAFLPALRQLQAIRVWTGLRPATPDGRPYLGAVPQRDGVWVAAGHEGLGVTTALGSARLLLDLLLQRPPALDPAPFAPARALS from the coding sequence ATGAGCGGCTTGGACCTGATCGTCGTCGGCGCCGGCATCGTCGGCGCGGCCTGCGCCGATGCGGCCGCGGCCGCCGGGCTACGGGTGGCGATCGTCGAGTCGGGCAGCATCGGCGGCGGCTCCACCGCCGCGGCGATGGGCCACCTGGTGGCGATGGACGAGGATCCGGCGGAACTGGCGCTGTCGGCGTATTCGCTGCGCTTGTGGGAAGAATTCGCGCAGTTGCCGGCGGCCGAGTTCAGCCGCTGCGGCACGCTGTGGGTGGCGCGGCAGGCGCGCGAGCTGGAGGCGATCCCGGGCAAGATCCAGCGCCTGGCCGCGGCCGGCGTGCGCGCCGAGGCGGTCGATGCCGAGGCGCTGTACCGGCTGGAACCGGCGCTGGTGCCGGGCCTGGCCGGCGGCATGCGCGTGGCCGCCGAGGCGGTGGTGTATCCGCCGCGCATGGCGCGGCATCTGGTCGAGCGCGCGTGCGCCGCCGGCGCGCAGCTGTATGCCGGGCGCCGCGCGCTGGCGCTGGCCGGCGGCGGCCTGCGCCTGGACGACGGCAGCCGCCTGAGCGGGCCGGTGCTGGTCGCCACCGGCTGCGCGCTGCCGGAGCTGTTGCCGGAACTGCCGATGCGCGCGCGCAAGGGTCAGCTGGTGATCACCGACCGCTATCCCGGCCTGGTCGGCCACCAGCTGCTGGAACTGAGCTATGCCGACAGCGCGCACGGCAGCGACGGCAGCAGCGTGGCGTTCAACGTGCAGCCGCGTCCGACCGGGCAGATCCTGATCGGCTCCTCGCGCGAGTTCGACGCCAGCGACCGCAGCGTGTCGATGCCGATGCTGCAGCGCATGCTCGAGCGCGCGTTCGCGTTCCTGCCGGCATTGCGCCAGTTGCAGGCGATCCGGGTGTGGACCGGGCTGCGCCCGGCCACGCCGGACGGCCGTCCCTATCTGGGCGCAGTGCCGCAGCGCGACGGTGTGTGGGTCGCGGCCGGCCACGAGGGGCTGGGCGTGACCACCGCGCTGGGCAGCGCGCGGCTGCTGCTGGACCTGCTGTTGCAGCGCCCGCCCGCCCTGGACCCGGCGCCGTTCGCGCCGGCGCGGGCGCTGTCGTGA
- a CDS encoding AraC family transcriptional regulator: MDTLISALEMQTLFDALPDVVFFVKDRDGRYTHVNLTLVRRLGKKYRADLIGKSALEVFPLPLGGSYLMQDRRVLCGEMIENQLEVHLFPNRTPGWCLTFKRPLCEQDEVIGVVGISRDLGQPDSRHSAYERISRAMEHMQSRYGDNLRVQTLADLAELSVAQLERHFRRVFQLTPQQLLTKMRIEAAMRLLHSQDSIASIGQACGFADQSAFARQFKATVGMTPRDYRSMKGKL, encoded by the coding sequence ATGGATACCTTGATTTCGGCACTGGAAATGCAGACGCTGTTCGATGCGCTGCCGGACGTGGTGTTCTTCGTCAAGGACCGCGACGGCCGCTACACCCACGTCAACCTGACCCTGGTGCGGCGCCTGGGCAAGAAGTACCGCGCCGACCTGATCGGCAAGTCGGCGCTGGAAGTATTCCCGCTGCCGCTGGGCGGCAGCTACCTGATGCAGGACCGGCGCGTGCTGTGCGGGGAGATGATCGAGAACCAGTTGGAAGTGCATCTGTTCCCGAACCGCACCCCGGGCTGGTGCCTGACCTTCAAGCGTCCGCTGTGCGAACAGGACGAAGTGATCGGCGTGGTCGGCATCTCCCGCGACCTGGGCCAGCCCGACAGCCGCCACTCGGCCTACGAACGCATCAGCCGCGCGATGGAGCATATGCAGTCGCGCTACGGCGACAACCTGCGCGTGCAGACCCTGGCCGACCTGGCGGAACTGTCGGTGGCGCAGTTGGAGCGGCACTTCCGCCGCGTGTTCCAGCTGACCCCGCAGCAGTTGCTGACCAAGATGCGCATCGAGGCGGCGATGCGCCTGCTGCACAGCCAGGACAGCATCGCCAGCATCGGCCAGGCGTGCGGCTTCGCCGACCAGAGCGCGTTCGCGCGCCAGTTCAAGGCCACGGTCGGGATGACGCCGCGGGATTACCGGTCGATGAAAGGGAAGCTCTGA
- a CDS encoding M24 family metallopeptidase — MSAAAQIGGLSLAMAHAQLVPWREQAPPIQLQEYRQRLARARELLRAQGADALLIGAGASLRYFTGVPWGASERLVAMLLTAEGDPLLICPAFEEGSLDAVLRIPVRKRLWEEHEDPHALVAEALSELGAQALALDPGIAFAVHSGLSAVLDRIAIRDATPIVDGCRMRKSAAELALMQQACDMTLQVQRLAAGLLHEGIASAELVRFIDQAHRALGADDGSTFCIVQFGHATAYPHGIPGVQTLRPGELVLIDTGCTVHGYHSDITRTYIFGEPSEQQRRIWQLEHDAQAAAFAAVRPGVSCAAVDQAARDVLQAAGLGPDYRLPGLPHRTGHGCGMSIHEAPYLVRGNALALAPGMCCSNEPMIVVPGEFGVRLEDHFYVTEHGAQWFTPPSPAIDRPFA, encoded by the coding sequence ATGAGCGCGGCGGCGCAGATCGGCGGGCTGAGCCTGGCCATGGCGCATGCGCAGTTGGTGCCGTGGCGCGAGCAGGCGCCGCCGATCCAGCTGCAGGAATACCGGCAGCGGCTGGCGCGGGCGCGCGAGTTGCTGCGCGCGCAGGGCGCCGATGCGCTGCTGATCGGCGCCGGCGCCTCGTTGCGCTACTTCACCGGGGTGCCATGGGGCGCCAGCGAGCGCCTGGTGGCGATGTTGCTGACCGCCGAGGGCGATCCATTGCTGATCTGCCCGGCGTTCGAGGAAGGCTCGCTCGACGCGGTGCTGCGCATTCCGGTGCGCAAGCGGCTGTGGGAGGAGCACGAGGACCCGCATGCGCTGGTCGCCGAGGCGCTGAGCGAACTCGGCGCGCAGGCGCTGGCCCTGGATCCGGGCATCGCCTTCGCCGTGCACAGCGGCTTGAGCGCGGTGCTGGACCGCATCGCGATCCGCGACGCGACGCCGATCGTGGACGGCTGCCGCATGCGCAAGTCGGCCGCGGAACTGGCGCTGATGCAGCAGGCCTGCGACATGACCCTGCAGGTGCAGCGCCTGGCCGCCGGCCTGCTCCACGAAGGCATCGCCAGCGCCGAACTGGTGCGCTTCATCGACCAGGCGCATCGCGCGCTCGGCGCCGACGACGGCTCCACCTTCTGCATCGTGCAGTTCGGCCATGCCACTGCGTACCCGCACGGCATTCCCGGGGTGCAGACGCTGCGCCCGGGGGAACTGGTGCTGATCGACACCGGCTGCACCGTGCACGGCTACCATTCCGACATCACCCGCACCTACATCTTCGGCGAGCCGAGCGAGCAGCAGCGGCGCATCTGGCAGCTGGAGCACGATGCGCAGGCGGCCGCGTTCGCCGCGGTGCGTCCGGGCGTGAGCTGCGCCGCGGTGGACCAGGCGGCGCGCGATGTGCTGCAGGCGGCCGGCCTGGGCCCGGACTACCGCTTGCCGGGATTGCCGCACCGCACCGGCCATGGCTGCGGCATGAGCATCCACGAGGCGCCGTACCTGGTGCGCGGCAACGCGCTGGCGCTGGCGCCGGGCATGTGCTGCAGCAACGAGCCGATGATCGTGGTGCCGGGCGAGTTCGGCGTGCGCCTGGAAGACCATTTCTACGTCACCGAACACGGCGCGCAGTGGTTCACCCCGCCGTCGCCGGCGATCGACCGGCCGTTCGCCTGA
- a CDS encoding NAD(P)/FAD-dependent oxidoreductase: protein MAEPRALHYDVVVAGAGPAGLAAALAAAGHGRRVALVDLQARAGGQIWRHDVTHAPPRLAARTLAQLAASRVDFLAQTQLLMAQGQQLLADGPQGARWIGYDALVLATGARELLLPFPGWTLPGVTGAGGAQALAKQGWPLAGKRVLVAGSGPLLLASAATLRRHGAQVLGIVEQASLRALAGFAAQLPLRWPDKALQALAVRARLAGVGYHSGSVVLSAQGDGQLQSVEIDGPRGRRRIDCDQLAVGYGLVPNVELAQLLCCRLARSGAHPCVAVDAQLRSSVEGVYAAGETLGIGGRDCARVEGAIAGHLAAGHDAAAQALQPQRRRARAFAALLRRQFALDPRIHALAAPDTLVCRCEDVPLSALRGHADLRDAKLVSRCGMGACQGRICGSALTELGLAPRRADFSDDGRRPPLFPVRLDALAQSLPDPLLPEPPLATLDKGVIP from the coding sequence ATGGCTGAGCCGCGCGCGCTGCATTACGACGTGGTCGTCGCCGGTGCCGGGCCGGCCGGACTGGCGGCGGCGTTGGCCGCGGCCGGGCATGGCCGGCGCGTGGCGCTGGTCGACCTGCAGGCGCGCGCCGGCGGCCAGATCTGGCGCCACGACGTGACGCATGCGCCGCCGCGGCTGGCCGCACGCACGTTGGCGCAGCTGGCGGCGAGCAGGGTCGACTTCCTGGCGCAGACCCAACTGCTGATGGCGCAGGGCCAGCAACTGCTGGCCGACGGCCCGCAGGGCGCGCGCTGGATCGGCTACGACGCGCTGGTGCTGGCCACCGGCGCGCGCGAACTGCTGCTGCCGTTCCCCGGCTGGACCCTGCCCGGCGTCACCGGCGCCGGCGGCGCGCAGGCGCTGGCCAAGCAGGGCTGGCCGCTGGCCGGCAAGCGCGTGCTGGTCGCCGGCAGCGGGCCGCTGTTGCTGGCCTCGGCGGCGACGCTGCGCCGCCACGGCGCGCAGGTGCTGGGCATCGTCGAGCAGGCCTCGCTGCGCGCGCTGGCCGGCTTCGCCGCGCAACTGCCGTTGCGCTGGCCGGACAAGGCGCTGCAGGCGCTGGCCGTGCGTGCGCGCCTGGCCGGCGTCGGCTACCACAGCGGCAGCGTGGTGCTGTCGGCGCAGGGCGACGGCCAGCTGCAGTCCGTCGAGATCGACGGCCCGCGCGGGCGCCGCCGCATCGATTGCGATCAGCTGGCGGTCGGCTACGGACTGGTGCCGAACGTGGAGCTGGCGCAGCTGCTCTGCTGCCGCCTGGCGCGCAGCGGCGCGCATCCGTGCGTGGCGGTGGATGCGCAGCTGCGCAGCAGCGTCGAGGGCGTGTATGCGGCCGGCGAGACGCTGGGCATCGGCGGGCGCGACTGCGCGCGGGTGGAAGGCGCCATCGCCGGGCACCTGGCGGCCGGGCACGACGCCGCGGCGCAGGCGCTGCAGCCGCAGCGGCGCCGCGCGCGCGCGTTCGCCGCGCTGCTGCGACGGCAGTTCGCGCTGGACCCGCGCATCCACGCGCTGGCCGCGCCGGACACGCTGGTGTGCCGATGCGAAGACGTGCCGCTGTCGGCCTTGCGCGGCCATGCCGACCTGCGCGACGCCAAGCTGGTGTCGCGCTGCGGCATGGGCGCCTGCCAGGGCCGTATCTGCGGCAGCGCGCTGACCGAGCTGGGGCTGGCGCCGCGTCGCGCCGATTTTTCCGACGACGGCCGCCGGCCGCCGCTGTTCCCGGTGCGCCTGGACGCGCTCGCCCAATCGCTTCCCGATCCGCTGCTTCCCGAACCTCCACTGGCAACCCTCGACAAAGGCGTCATCCCATGA
- a CDS encoding dihydrodipicolinate synthase family protein has translation MSKASFWYGVLPAITTPFDADGGIDHAFLAKHAQFMVDAGCTAIVPLGSLGEAATLGFDDKVAILKTLVQALDGRIPVVPGIAALSTGEAVRLAQAAKQIGCGGIMVLPPYVYSTDWREMGAHARAVIAATDLPVILYNNPVAYKTDFSPAQIAELAAEFPNLEAVKESSGDVRRFAALGELLDDRLVLLVGMDDAIVEGLSMGAKGWIAGLVNAYPKESVQLFELARDGGYTAAKALYDWFLPLLRLDTVPKFVQLIKLVQEKVGLGSERVRAPRLVVEGAEREAALKVIDHAIATHPGR, from the coding sequence ATGAGCAAGGCTTCCTTCTGGTACGGCGTGCTGCCGGCCATCACCACGCCGTTCGATGCCGACGGCGGCATCGACCACGCGTTCCTGGCCAAGCATGCGCAGTTCATGGTCGACGCCGGCTGCACCGCGATCGTGCCGCTGGGCTCGCTCGGCGAGGCCGCCACGCTCGGCTTCGACGACAAGGTCGCGATCCTGAAGACCCTGGTGCAGGCGCTGGACGGCCGCATCCCGGTGGTGCCGGGCATCGCCGCGCTGTCCACCGGCGAGGCCGTGCGCCTGGCGCAGGCGGCCAAGCAGATCGGCTGCGGCGGGATCATGGTGCTGCCGCCGTACGTGTACTCCACCGACTGGCGCGAGATGGGCGCGCATGCACGCGCGGTCATCGCCGCCACCGACCTGCCGGTGATCCTGTACAACAACCCGGTCGCCTACAAGACCGATTTCAGCCCGGCGCAGATCGCCGAGCTGGCCGCCGAATTCCCGAACCTGGAAGCGGTCAAGGAATCCTCCGGCGACGTGCGCCGCTTCGCCGCGCTGGGCGAGCTGCTCGACGACCGCCTGGTGCTGCTGGTGGGCATGGACGATGCGATCGTCGAGGGCCTGAGCATGGGCGCCAAGGGCTGGATCGCCGGCCTGGTCAACGCCTACCCCAAGGAGTCGGTGCAGCTGTTCGAGCTGGCCCGCGACGGCGGCTACACGGCGGCCAAGGCGCTGTACGACTGGTTCCTGCCGCTGCTGCGCCTGGACACCGTGCCCAAGTTCGTGCAGCTGATCAAGCTGGTGCAGGAGAAGGTCGGCCTGGGCAGCGAGCGCGTGCGCGCGCCGCGCCTGGTCGTCGAGGGCGCCGAGCGCGAGGCGGCGCTGAAGGTGATCGACCATGCCATCGCCACCCACCCGGGGCGCTGA
- a CDS encoding (2Fe-2S)-binding protein, producing MSAPLLRLQVNGRAVDVLPGSSVAAAVAQVAVHVRRSRSGQPRAPLCGMGVCSECRVRIDGVAQLRACITPVRDGMQVWTDG from the coding sequence GTGAGCGCGCCATTGCTGCGCCTGCAGGTCAACGGCCGGGCCGTGGACGTGCTGCCCGGCAGCAGCGTGGCCGCGGCGGTGGCGCAGGTCGCGGTGCATGTCCGCCGCTCGCGCAGCGGCCAGCCGCGCGCGCCGCTGTGCGGCATGGGCGTGTGCAGCGAATGCCGGGTGCGCATCGACGGCGTCGCCCAGCTGCGCGCCTGCATCACCCCGGTGCGCGACGGCATGCAGGTGTGGACCGATGGCTGA
- a CDS encoding 4-hydroxyproline epimerase — protein MHTLDVIDSHSGGEPTRVVVAGFPDLGAGPLPQRRDLFRDRFDRWRSAIACEPRGSDTMVGALLLPPIAADACAAVIFFNNVGYLGMCGHGTIGLVRTLAELGRLAPGAHRIETPVGTVAVELHDDGRVSVDNVESYRHAAGVQVQVPGYGRVRGDVAWGGNWFFVTAQTPCALELRNQRALTAYTQALRLALEAAGIRGADGGEIDHIEINGPAPDAGADARNFVLCPGLAYDRSPCGTGTSAKLACLAADGKLAAGQVWRQQGILGSVFEASYVDGSGGVLPRITGQAYVTARSQLLIQAQDPFAWGIGAE, from the coding sequence ATGCATACGCTCGATGTGATCGACTCCCACAGCGGCGGCGAACCGACCCGGGTCGTCGTCGCAGGCTTTCCCGACCTGGGCGCCGGCCCGCTGCCGCAGCGGCGCGACCTGTTCCGCGATCGCTTCGACCGCTGGCGCAGCGCCATCGCCTGCGAGCCGCGCGGCTCGGACACGATGGTCGGTGCGCTGCTGCTGCCGCCGATCGCGGCCGACGCGTGCGCGGCGGTGATCTTCTTTAACAATGTCGGCTATCTGGGCATGTGCGGCCACGGCACCATCGGCCTGGTGCGCACGCTGGCCGAGCTGGGCCGGCTGGCGCCGGGCGCGCACCGCATCGAGACTCCGGTGGGGACGGTCGCCGTGGAGCTGCACGACGATGGGCGGGTGTCGGTGGACAACGTGGAAAGCTACCGCCACGCCGCCGGCGTCCAGGTGCAGGTGCCGGGCTACGGCCGCGTGCGCGGCGATGTGGCCTGGGGCGGCAACTGGTTCTTCGTCACCGCGCAGACGCCGTGCGCGCTGGAGCTGCGCAATCAGCGTGCGCTGACCGCCTACACCCAGGCGCTGCGGCTGGCGCTGGAGGCGGCCGGGATCCGCGGCGCCGATGGCGGCGAGATCGACCACATCGAGATCAACGGCCCGGCGCCGGACGCCGGCGCCGACGCGCGCAACTTCGTGCTGTGCCCCGGCCTGGCCTACGACCGTTCGCCGTGCGGCACCGGGACCAGCGCCAAGCTGGCGTGCCTGGCCGCCGACGGCAAGCTGGCCGCGGGCCAGGTCTGGCGCCAGCAGGGCATCCTCGGCAGCGTGTTCGAGGCCAGCTACGTGGACGGGAGCGGCGGCGTGCTGCCGCGGATCACCGGGCAGGCCTATGTCACCGCCCGTTCGCAACTGCTGATCCAGGCGCAGGATCCATTCGCCTGGGGCATCGGCGCCGAATGA